In Spirobacillus cienkowskii, a genomic segment contains:
- the tnpA gene encoding IS200/IS605 family transposase — protein MELDSNNHSVFSLNYHLILVIKYRKKVLTNQKMLLRLREIAEYIGISHNVKIKEMNGETDHVHFLLRTKPNCELSKYINAMKSATSRLLKKEFPEIKKKLWEESFWTTSYCLVSVGSAPINVLKRYIESQGGVEH, from the coding sequence ATTGAGTTAGATTCTAATAATCATTCTGTATTTAGTTTAAACTATCATTTGATTTTGGTTATTAAATATAGAAAAAAAGTTTTAACAAATCAAAAAATGTTATTGCGACTTAGAGAAATTGCAGAATATATTGGGATAAGCCACAATGTAAAAATTAAGGAAATGAATGGGGAAACTGATCATGTTCATTTTTTGCTTAGAACAAAACCAAACTGTGAACTTTCTAAATATATAAATGCGATGAAATCGGCTACAAGTAGACTTCTTAAAAAGGAATTTCCTGAAATCAAAAAAAAACTTTGGGAAGAATCTTTTTGGACAACATCTTATTGCTTAGTAAGTGTAGGCAGTGCTCCTATAAATGTTCTGAAAAGGTATATTGAAAGCCAAGGTGGAGTTGAGCATTAA
- a CDS encoding transposase — protein MITTYHYRIKDSGKANRVLSQMSRSVNMVWNFCKQTQQDALKNKSVKLIDDKKSDEKISIPYFFSSSEMDGLVAGSSKELGLHSQTVQAISQEYITRRKQFKTLLRWRGKKSLGWVPFKSSAIKIHNGKISYNKNEFSFWNSRELPEDAKIKTGSFCQDRSGHWYLNVAFESEQTGIKRDEDKEIGIDIGIKILATCSNGEKIDRPNLRKNALKKLRYLKRCQRFAQRKQSKSKKYHSLPKSKQERKLHVKVANIRQDYLHKESTKLVKKCSLIVVGDVPCKFMNRNKKLSGISLDSGIGMFKNMLKYKAVRAASIYKEISERDSTRTCSKCSEILPRIGLGVRTWTCEKCKTIHDRDVNASINILNAYKNMFPIGHDRPTRTKKNSS, from the coding sequence ATGATAACAACATATCACTACAGAATTAAAGATTCAGGGAAAGCAAATAGGGTGCTATCTCAAATGTCTCGTTCTGTAAATATGGTATGGAATTTTTGTAAACAAACTCAACAAGATGCTCTTAAAAATAAATCCGTTAAATTAATAGATGATAAAAAATCGGATGAAAAAATTTCTATTCCGTATTTTTTTTCATCTTCAGAAATGGATGGATTAGTTGCAGGAAGTTCAAAAGAACTAGGTCTTCATTCTCAAACAGTTCAGGCTATTTCTCAAGAATACATCACACGTAGAAAACAATTTAAAACACTCTTGCGTTGGCGTGGTAAAAAATCTCTCGGATGGGTGCCATTTAAATCATCTGCAATTAAAATTCATAATGGAAAAATATCTTATAATAAAAATGAATTTTCTTTTTGGAATTCAAGAGAACTACCAGAGGATGCCAAAATAAAAACAGGCTCATTTTGTCAAGATAGAAGTGGGCATTGGTATTTAAATGTTGCTTTTGAAAGTGAGCAAACAGGAATTAAAAGGGATGAAGACAAAGAAATTGGGATTGATATTGGAATTAAAATCCTTGCAACATGTTCAAATGGTGAAAAGATTGATAGACCAAACTTAAGAAAAAATGCTTTAAAAAAACTTCGCTATTTAAAAAGATGCCAACGATTTGCACAAAGAAAACAATCAAAAAGTAAAAAATATCATTCTCTTCCAAAGTCAAAACAAGAAAGAAAACTGCATGTAAAAGTAGCCAATATAAGACAAGACTATTTGCATAAAGAATCTACAAAACTTGTTAAAAAATGTTCCCTTATTGTTGTAGGTGATGTTCCTTGTAAATTCATGAATCGCAATAAAAAGCTATCAGGAATATCACTCGATTCAGGAATAGGGATGTTTAAAAATATGTTGAAGTACAAAGCCGTTAGAGCTGCTTCAATATACAAAGAAATTTCAGAAAGAGATTCAACTCGGACGTGCTCAAAGTGTAGTGAAATACTACCACGGATCGGGCTTGGAGTAAGAACATGGACTTGTGAAAAGTGCAAAACGATCCATGATCGTGATGTCAATGCGAGTATAAACATACTCAACGCATACAAGAACATGTTCCCTATCGGGCATGATAGGCCGACTCGTACGAAGAAAAATTCTAGCTAG
- a CDS encoding AbrB/MazE/SpoVT family DNA-binding domain-containing protein, with protein sequence MNSKKTRLESVVKVSSKGQIVIPKKWRNAVNICEGEKLIIKVREDHVIELIPLKKSIDDLFNFFEKSYENNKKDDEKLLLEFFKKK encoded by the coding sequence ATGAATTCTAAAAAAACAAGATTAGAATCAGTTGTAAAAGTTTCAAGCAAGGGACAAATTGTCATTCCAAAAAAATGGCGAAACGCAGTTAATATTTGCGAGGGCGAAAAGCTTATTATAAAAGTAAGAGAAGATCATGTTATTGAATTGATTCCTTTAAAAAAATCAATTGATGATCTTTTTAATTTTTTTGAAAAATCTTATGAAAATAATAAAAAAGATGACGAGAAATTGCTGCTTGAATTTTTTAAGAAAAAGTAA